From the genome of Methylocystis bryophila, one region includes:
- a CDS encoding TonB-dependent receptor has product MKFRRPPRELGLTLLANALISVEAAAQTALPDITVQHKPSARAKPQVGRAASIPKPHPGGQKHIAAALRPAPQPNSPVRAPTPPPLAASTLDQKMRNLDAAREAMLPKTGASVYTLGRETIENLPQGDNTPIDKVLLQAPGVAADSAIGGPNGFHVRNEYGNVQYRINGVLLPEGVGGLGPVLDTSFVGRLSLLTGALPAQYGLRTAAVIDITSRTFSENSGSLSAYGGSRETITPSVHYGGVSGDTQYFFAARGRWSALGLENATQSFDAAHDHTEQGKYFAYLATLLGDETRLSFFSGAATSNFQIPNDPGQTPMGDFGPSVYPSSTLNENLCDRFEFNVAALQTKAGELDAQAALFQRHAHVHFAPDVFGDLVFNDVASNVTRDSDLYGGQIDASYRLSDAHRLRGGFSFSAERTQVTNMSAVLPADPTTGAIAPTPFGITDYNAKTGWNVGGYLQHEWKLSEQLTLNAGARFDQLYQFVDANQLSPRFGLVFKPTADTSFHAGWARYFTPPMQSQAVSSNIALFTNTTNQADVPFDSPVKPERANYVDVGVDQKLTPNLRIGLDAYAKVAWNLLDDGQFGEAYVLTQFNSARSYTKGIELKSAYQQGDFKAYGNFAVGTARSKDVTTNQYLLDAITFVYLLDNYHNTDDSQFMTASAGASYKWDKTLFATSMTYGSGLRSGFANMDHVPAYFVVNLGASRELELVPQTKPLTARFDIINVTDRKYELRSGTGVGVFAPQYGARRGFFVGLSQKL; this is encoded by the coding sequence ATGAAGTTTCGGCGTCCGCCACGAGAGCTGGGCCTCACGCTTCTCGCCAATGCGCTGATCAGCGTCGAAGCCGCCGCGCAGACTGCGCTCCCGGACATCACGGTTCAACACAAGCCGTCCGCGCGCGCAAAGCCGCAAGTCGGACGCGCGGCATCCATCCCTAAGCCGCATCCGGGCGGACAGAAGCACATCGCAGCGGCGCTCAGGCCGGCGCCTCAGCCGAACAGCCCTGTTCGGGCGCCGACGCCGCCTCCCCTCGCGGCCTCGACCCTCGACCAGAAGATGAGGAACCTCGACGCGGCGCGTGAGGCGATGCTCCCGAAAACTGGGGCTTCGGTCTACACGCTTGGCCGCGAGACGATCGAGAATTTGCCGCAGGGAGACAACACGCCGATCGACAAGGTTTTGCTGCAGGCGCCAGGCGTCGCCGCCGATAGCGCTATCGGCGGCCCGAACGGTTTCCACGTGCGCAACGAATATGGGAACGTGCAATATCGCATCAACGGCGTCCTTCTGCCGGAGGGAGTCGGAGGCCTCGGCCCGGTGCTCGACACGAGCTTTGTCGGGCGCCTTTCGCTGCTCACCGGCGCGCTCCCCGCCCAATATGGCCTGCGAACGGCGGCCGTCATCGACATCACGAGCCGCACTTTTAGCGAAAACTCCGGCAGCCTCAGCGCCTATGGCGGCAGCCGCGAGACGATCACGCCGAGCGTTCACTACGGCGGCGTGTCGGGGGACACGCAATATTTCTTCGCGGCGCGCGGGCGCTGGAGCGCGCTCGGGCTCGAGAATGCGACGCAAAGCTTCGACGCGGCGCACGACCACACCGAGCAAGGCAAATATTTCGCGTATCTCGCAACGCTGCTCGGCGACGAAACCCGCTTGAGCTTCTTCTCTGGGGCCGCCACGAGCAATTTTCAGATCCCCAACGATCCCGGTCAGACGCCGATGGGCGATTTCGGCCCAAGCGTCTATCCGTCTTCCACATTGAACGAAAACCTGTGTGACCGTTTTGAGTTCAACGTCGCCGCCTTGCAGACCAAGGCGGGAGAGCTCGACGCCCAGGCGGCCCTGTTCCAGCGCCATGCGCATGTGCATTTCGCGCCCGACGTCTTCGGCGATCTCGTCTTCAACGACGTGGCCTCGAACGTCACGCGCGACAGCGATCTCTACGGTGGGCAGATTGACGCGTCCTACAGGTTGAGCGACGCGCATAGGCTCCGCGGCGGATTTTCTTTCAGCGCCGAGCGTACGCAGGTCACAAACATGTCGGCTGTGCTGCCCGCCGATCCGACGACGGGCGCGATCGCGCCGACGCCCTTCGGTATCACCGACTACAACGCCAAGACCGGCTGGAACGTCGGAGGCTATCTGCAGCACGAATGGAAGCTCAGCGAGCAATTGACGTTGAATGCAGGCGCGCGCTTCGACCAGCTCTATCAGTTCGTCGACGCCAACCAGTTGAGCCCCCGCTTCGGACTCGTGTTCAAGCCGACGGCGGACACGAGCTTTCACGCGGGCTGGGCGCGCTACTTCACACCGCCCATGCAGTCGCAGGCCGTCTCATCGAACATCGCCCTGTTCACCAACACGACGAACCAAGCTGACGTGCCTTTTGACAGCCCCGTGAAGCCCGAGCGCGCCAATTACGTCGACGTCGGCGTCGACCAGAAGCTCACGCCGAACCTCAGGATCGGGCTCGACGCTTACGCCAAGGTCGCCTGGAATTTGCTCGACGACGGCCAATTCGGAGAGGCTTACGTGCTCACGCAGTTCAATAGCGCGCGCAGCTACACGAAGGGAATCGAGCTCAAGAGCGCCTATCAGCAGGGCGACTTCAAAGCCTATGGCAATTTCGCCGTGGGCACGGCGCGCTCCAAGGACGTAACGACGAACCAATATCTCCTCGACGCGATAACTTTTGTCTATCTCCTCGACAACTACCACAACACGGACGACTCGCAGTTCATGACCGCCTCGGCGGGCGCCTCGTACAAATGGGATAAGACGCTCTTCGCGACGAGCATGACCTATGGCAGCGGCCTACGCTCAGGCTTCGCCAACATGGACCACGTTCCGGCCTATTTTGTCGTCAACCTCGGGGCCTCGCGCGAGCTCGAGCTCGTTCCGCAGACCAAACCGCTGACGGCGCGCTTCGACATCATCAACGTGACCGACCGCAAATATGAGCTGCGTTCGGGAACCGGCGTCGGCGTCTTCGCCCCGCAATATGGCGCGCGCCGTGGGTTCTTCGTCGGCTTGTCGCAGAAGCTTTGA
- a CDS encoding transporter substrate-binding domain-containing protein yields MPRLLLSLLVTGLLASCGVAHAQTLESIRSAKHMECGVVTGVDDWNGEDLHGNLSALEAEVCRAVAVALLGDASAVTIQNFPAELEALNALKAGKIQLAIGVTPSASTAARFGVGFGPPVFYDSQRLMVAKGSGVTDIAGLRDKLVCALDMTPPERILREELTARGIPYGLMAHSEQGEMDAAVAVSRCEAATAMESRLAQSRAGFHAPTSNFSFLPERFGINPVVPAYRYGDQIFGLTVDWTIGALIEAEALGITRDNVAASKREDLRAEQLLGRDFATAQALGLAHDWAAKVIAATGNYGEIFQRTVGGPYHLDRGLNALWTEGGLMHPPPMK; encoded by the coding sequence ATGCCTCGCTTGCTTCTGAGTCTCCTTGTCACCGGTCTGCTGGCCTCTTGCGGCGTCGCTCACGCGCAAACCCTGGAGTCTATCCGCTCCGCTAAACATATGGAGTGCGGCGTCGTTACAGGCGTGGACGACTGGAACGGAGAAGATCTTCACGGCAATCTCTCGGCCCTGGAGGCTGAGGTTTGCCGCGCGGTCGCCGTCGCTCTTCTTGGCGACGCGAGCGCCGTCACGATCCAAAACTTCCCCGCCGAGCTCGAAGCGCTGAATGCGCTGAAAGCAGGCAAGATACAATTGGCGATCGGCGTCACGCCTTCGGCGTCGACAGCGGCGCGTTTCGGCGTGGGGTTCGGCCCCCCCGTCTTTTACGACTCCCAGCGATTGATGGTGGCGAAGGGCAGCGGCGTCACAGACATCGCGGGACTTCGCGACAAGCTCGTCTGCGCGCTCGACATGACGCCGCCCGAGCGCATTTTGCGCGAGGAATTGACCGCGCGAGGAATTCCCTATGGCCTGATGGCTCACTCCGAGCAGGGTGAGATGGACGCGGCGGTGGCCGTTAGCCGATGCGAGGCCGCCACGGCGATGGAGTCGCGGCTGGCGCAATCGCGCGCCGGTTTTCACGCGCCGACCAGCAATTTCTCGTTCTTGCCCGAGCGGTTTGGCATAAATCCTGTCGTTCCCGCCTATCGCTACGGCGACCAGATCTTCGGGCTTACAGTGGACTGGACGATCGGCGCGCTGATCGAGGCGGAGGCGTTGGGAATCACGCGAGACAATGTGGCGGCGTCAAAGCGCGAGGACTTGCGCGCCGAGCAATTGCTCGGGCGGGATTTTGCGACGGCTCAGGCGCTTGGGCTCGCGCATGATTGGGCCGCCAAGGTCATCGCCGCCACCGGCAATTACGGCGAGATCTTCCAACGCACTGTCGGCGGGCCTTACCACCTGGACCGCGGTCTGAACGCGCTTTGGACCGAAGGCGGCCTCATGCATCCGCCGCCAATGAAATGA
- a CDS encoding alkaline phosphatase family protein, with amino-acid sequence MSFTRLIKRSTALVGAMAVLLNATPSFAQTSQNDAGHYWSPGVKSNDGANLLPLAQRIALLRKKVKYVFVIFHENESFDHFFGTFPGANGLFSAPIGATPAYKTASFVQNYLDTSLKPATISPFLIPQAVQTTQAGSAGPVGSIVPVYPADEISVDHSHQGMANGMHIDASSGLAANDRYAMNQEGLTTNSSGQIVTKTGATPTAISLAQKQKAEIDVSHIDCDTIPFMWMWAKNFVLFDNFRQTIVGPSTPNAIALIAGQSGETQWALHNAEGATTTYSAPSFPNVLGASYSQSAPPAAGDTSAYVPIVADPGPFPGSNLDQNATKPPYNFDENAANPAPNLTFASLPLSFMGGNINSIIAADENPTADLADIQDDIKVIASNPAVSWGWYQQGYNGNDAADPYEPQNTGTPNPTHDPGLYTGYILHHNGPQYFGYLGDNTLVLANNLHGAKDFFTAVENRTLPQGGGVFYLRGGYNNNDGLVPVDPTPAIQHAFLGNDDHPAYSDQQISEAFAAKAINDIVNSPYWPESVIIITYDETDGFYDHVSPEVRSTFADGSALAAGPRIPTILISPYARTGLISHRYSEHGSVIKFIDALFGLTPLASLPDEKNGRQIGARTLGQPNLGPSDDPDNDVGDLTEAFDYAILQGNKPPVPASKALIPANVVNSLPHLAGTSSPNGYTNGACAAINILPTDFPSWAAYQSGAPIDPYPVDVNPRPTQSPGTPTAGNWTP; translated from the coding sequence ATGTCTTTTACGAGGCTTATCAAGCGCAGCACTGCGCTGGTCGGCGCGATGGCGGTCCTGTTGAACGCGACGCCATCCTTCGCGCAAACATCTCAGAACGACGCGGGGCACTACTGGAGCCCCGGCGTGAAGTCGAACGACGGCGCGAACTTGCTGCCGCTCGCCCAGAGGATCGCGCTGCTGCGCAAAAAGGTAAAATATGTCTTCGTGATTTTCCACGAGAATGAGTCGTTCGACCACTTCTTCGGCACATTCCCGGGAGCGAACGGCCTCTTCAGCGCGCCGATCGGCGCGACGCCCGCCTATAAGACGGCGAGCTTCGTGCAGAATTATCTCGACACCTCGCTCAAGCCCGCGACGATCTCCCCCTTTCTGATTCCGCAGGCGGTCCAGACGACGCAGGCGGGATCCGCAGGGCCGGTAGGCTCGATCGTGCCGGTTTATCCCGCCGACGAGATCTCTGTCGATCACTCGCACCAAGGCATGGCGAACGGCATGCATATCGACGCGTCATCCGGCCTTGCGGCGAATGACCGTTACGCGATGAATCAAGAGGGGCTGACGACCAACAGCTCCGGCCAAATCGTGACCAAGACGGGCGCGACGCCCACCGCGATCTCGCTCGCGCAGAAGCAGAAAGCCGAAATCGACGTCAGCCACATTGATTGCGACACGATCCCCTTCATGTGGATGTGGGCGAAGAACTTCGTGCTGTTCGACAACTTCCGCCAGACGATCGTCGGACCCTCGACCCCGAACGCGATCGCGCTCATCGCCGGTCAATCCGGCGAGACCCAATGGGCGCTTCACAACGCCGAAGGCGCGACCACCACTTATTCCGCGCCGAGCTTCCCCAACGTTCTGGGCGCAAGCTACTCCCAGAGCGCTCCCCCGGCCGCCGGCGACACCAGCGCGTACGTGCCGATCGTCGCCGATCCGGGTCCGTTCCCAGGCTCGAATCTGGACCAAAACGCGACGAAGCCGCCTTACAACTTCGATGAGAACGCGGCCAATCCGGCTCCAAACCTGACCTTTGCCTCCTTGCCGCTGTCATTCATGGGAGGAAACATCAACAGCATCATCGCAGCAGACGAGAATCCCACGGCGGATCTCGCGGACATTCAAGACGACATCAAGGTCATCGCTTCCAATCCCGCGGTCAGCTGGGGCTGGTATCAGCAGGGCTATAACGGCAATGATGCGGCGGACCCCTACGAGCCGCAAAACACGGGCACGCCCAACCCCACCCACGACCCGGGGCTCTACACGGGCTACATACTGCACCACAATGGCCCGCAGTATTTCGGCTATCTCGGCGACAACACGCTGGTGCTGGCCAATAATCTGCACGGCGCCAAGGATTTCTTCACGGCTGTCGAAAACCGCACCCTGCCGCAAGGCGGCGGCGTGTTCTATCTGCGCGGCGGCTACAACAACAATGACGGGCTCGTGCCGGTGGACCCGACGCCAGCCATTCAGCACGCCTTTCTTGGCAATGACGACCATCCCGCCTACTCGGATCAACAGATCTCCGAGGCCTTTGCCGCCAAGGCGATCAATGACATCGTCAACAGTCCTTACTGGCCGGAAAGCGTGATCATCATCACCTATGACGAGACCGACGGCTTCTACGACCACGTGTCGCCGGAAGTGCGCAGCACATTCGCCGACGGCTCCGCGCTTGCCGCCGGCCCGCGCATTCCGACGATCCTGATCTCTCCCTATGCGAGGACCGGCTTGATCTCGCATCGCTATAGCGAGCATGGCTCGGTGATCAAATTCATCGACGCGCTCTTCGGCCTCACGCCGCTTGCTTCTCTGCCCGACGAGAAAAACGGTCGGCAAATAGGCGCTCGAACCTTGGGTCAGCCGAACCTCGGTCCCTCGGATGATCCTGACAACGACGTTGGCGACCTCACGGAAGCCTTCGATTACGCCATCCTTCAAGGAAACAAGCCGCCTGTTCCGGCTTCCAAGGCTCTGATCCCGGCGAATGTCGTCAACTCGCTGCCTCACCTCGCGGGGACGTCCTCGCCGAACGGCTACACCAATGGGGCGTGCGCCGCGATCAACATTCTGCCCACCGACTTCCCCTCTTGGGCCGCCTACCAGTCGGGCGCGCCGATCGACCCCTATCCGGTCGACGTGAATCCGCGCCCGACCCAATCGCCGGGCACGCCGACCGCGGGCAACTGGACGCCCTGA
- a CDS encoding UDP-N-acetylmuramate--L-alanine ligase, which translates to MLAQNVHFIGIAGAGMSAVAKLLRDSGVSVTGSDEGVYPPISDFLTAEGLPYVVGYSPANIPPQTDVIVIGKNARLVSATNAEVRAAFDSGKTILSFPEVLTLLAKGRETAVVAGSYGKSTCAALLAHVLEQGGVDPSFFIGAIPLTPSTSSRLGAGKIFILEGDEYPSSNTDSRAKFLHYRPKSLLLAPLAHDHVNVYPTIEDYLRPFAQLAEMPEQMVACTEGALSGQFLASLRRPVITYGLGTGDYVAANIAWGATTHFDLTYRGARVMRLATSQLGEHSIQNIVGVAAFVLSQGLLGEGVFARGVASFKGVRRRLDLKTEKSAIPIFEGFGSSYEKARSAIAAVKLHFPKRRLVVAFEPHAFSWRNREALAWYDDAFRGAETVFVYEPATQGAATHAQVTQAEITARIAASGINAIVLPHVDPAPVVGERLRADDVVLLLTSGALGGLIETLPALAEKMFPA; encoded by the coding sequence CATGAGCGCGGTCGCGAAGCTTCTCCGCGATAGCGGCGTCAGCGTCACCGGCTCCGACGAGGGCGTCTATCCGCCCATATCCGATTTCTTGACGGCGGAGGGTTTGCCCTATGTCGTCGGCTATAGCCCGGCCAATATTCCCCCTCAGACCGATGTCATCGTCATCGGCAAGAATGCGCGGCTCGTGTCGGCGACCAACGCTGAAGTGCGTGCGGCTTTCGACAGCGGCAAAACCATTCTCTCCTTCCCCGAAGTGCTGACGCTGCTTGCGAAGGGTCGCGAGACGGCCGTGGTGGCGGGCAGCTACGGCAAATCGACCTGCGCCGCTTTGCTCGCGCATGTGCTGGAGCAAGGGGGGGTGGACCCGTCCTTTTTCATCGGCGCGATTCCGCTCACGCCGTCGACGAGCTCGAGGCTTGGCGCCGGCAAGATCTTTATCCTGGAGGGCGACGAATACCCCTCCTCAAACACCGACTCGCGCGCGAAGTTTCTGCACTATCGGCCGAAATCTCTGTTGCTCGCGCCCTTGGCGCATGATCACGTGAACGTCTATCCGACGATCGAAGACTATCTGCGGCCCTTCGCTCAACTGGCCGAAATGCCCGAGCAGATGGTCGCTTGCACGGAAGGCGCGCTCAGCGGACAGTTTCTCGCGAGCCTGCGCCGTCCCGTCATCACCTATGGTCTGGGGACGGGCGATTACGTCGCCGCCAATATCGCCTGGGGCGCCACGACGCATTTCGATTTGACCTATCGGGGGGCGAGGGTGATGCGCCTCGCGACGTCGCAGCTCGGCGAGCACAGCATTCAAAATATCGTCGGCGTCGCCGCCTTCGTGCTTTCGCAAGGACTCCTCGGCGAGGGGGTCTTCGCGCGGGGCGTCGCCTCGTTCAAAGGCGTGCGCCGTCGCCTCGACCTGAAAACGGAGAAATCCGCAATCCCGATATTTGAAGGTTTCGGTTCGTCTTACGAGAAAGCGCGCAGCGCCATCGCCGCCGTGAAGCTGCATTTCCCGAAGCGTCGCCTCGTGGTCGCCTTCGAGCCGCACGCCTTCAGCTGGCGCAATCGCGAGGCGCTGGCCTGGTACGACGACGCCTTTAGGGGCGCGGAGACGGTCTTCGTCTATGAGCCGGCGACGCAAGGCGCGGCGACGCATGCGCAAGTGACGCAAGCGGAGATCACGGCCCGGATCGCGGCGAGTGGAATCAACGCGATCGTCCTGCCGCATGTCGATCCCGCGCCGGTTGTGGGCGAAAGGCTCCGCGCGGACGACGTCGTCCTGCTGCTGACCTCCGGCGCCCTCGGCGGCTTGATCGAGACGCTGCCGGCTCTGGCGGAGAAGATGTTTCCCGCCTAG